Proteins found in one Pseudomonas mosselii genomic segment:
- a CDS encoding LysE family translocator encodes MALDTWLIYLLASIGLSLTPGPNSLLALTHGALYGARRTLFTILGGVLGFSLLIALTMFGLSALLQASASVLTVLKWIGGAYLVWLGIQLWRIPALHLEQPRGGVALSNAGLFRQGCLSAVANPKVLLFYGAFLPQFIDPQRGLLVQFVVMAATFASVECLVEYLLARLAFRIRPWLAKGGRWFNRCCGSLFALIGVALPLGR; translated from the coding sequence ATGGCACTCGACACCTGGCTCATCTACCTGCTCGCCAGCATCGGACTGTCGCTGACCCCAGGTCCGAACAGCCTGCTGGCCCTGACCCATGGCGCGCTGTACGGCGCCCGCCGCACGCTGTTCACCATCCTTGGCGGCGTGCTGGGCTTCAGTCTCCTGATCGCCCTGACCATGTTCGGCCTGAGCGCCCTGCTGCAGGCCTCGGCCTCGGTGCTGACGGTGCTCAAGTGGATCGGCGGGGCCTACCTGGTCTGGCTTGGGATCCAGCTGTGGCGCATACCGGCGCTGCACCTGGAACAACCGCGCGGCGGTGTGGCGCTGAGCAATGCCGGGTTGTTCCGCCAGGGCTGCCTTTCGGCTGTGGCCAACCCCAAGGTGCTGCTGTTCTATGGCGCGTTCCTGCCCCAGTTCATCGACCCGCAGCGTGGCCTGCTGGTGCAGTTCGTGGTGATGGCGGCGACCTTCGCCAGTGTCGAATGCCTGGTGGAGTACCTGCTGGCACGTCTGGCGTTTCGCATCCGCCCGTGGCTGGCCAAGGGTGGCCGGTGGTTCAATCGCTGTTGCGGGAGCCTGTTCGCACTGATCGGCGTGGCCCTGCCGCTGGGACGATAG
- a CDS encoding GlxA family transcriptional regulator, with protein sequence MTPDLRLLILPLPEFALLPFGAFLDKLRFSADDEDYSRQRYCRWTVLGLDREPVVSSSAAIVQVEATPAQIRWGDYDHLVLFGGRNASATAALAPRYKALLKQASKAGVKLVCVDNAAFLLAACGLLDGHQVVVHWRHEAEFRLAFPRVRLLTGQLFCFDGERITCAGGTAAIDLAVELIARASGRARALKGLADMLVDESRDSQHALRSLEAGAGQARQVQRATALMRHHLATQLPVEVLAAELGISRRQLDRQFQACHGMSAKAWWQELRLQQARWRLLNSSHSLAQIADEVGMGDASYLGKWVRRRFGCTALALRRSELDSSRGKPAPTP encoded by the coding sequence ATGACACCCGACCTGCGTCTGCTGATCCTGCCTTTACCGGAGTTCGCCTTGCTGCCGTTCGGCGCGTTCCTCGACAAGCTGCGCTTCTCCGCCGACGACGAGGACTACAGCCGTCAGCGCTATTGCCGTTGGACCGTGCTCGGGCTGGACCGGGAGCCGGTGGTTTCCAGCAGCGCAGCGATTGTCCAGGTCGAGGCAACCCCTGCGCAGATCCGCTGGGGCGACTACGACCACCTGGTGCTGTTCGGCGGGCGCAACGCCAGTGCCACGGCGGCCTTGGCACCGCGCTACAAGGCCCTTTTGAAGCAGGCGAGCAAGGCCGGGGTGAAGCTGGTGTGTGTCGACAACGCGGCCTTCCTGTTGGCGGCCTGCGGCCTGCTGGACGGTCATCAGGTGGTGGTGCACTGGCGCCATGAAGCGGAGTTTCGCCTGGCCTTTCCCCGCGTGCGCCTGTTGACCGGGCAGCTGTTCTGCTTCGACGGTGAGCGCATCACCTGTGCCGGCGGCACGGCGGCCATCGACCTGGCGGTGGAGCTGATCGCCCGCGCCAGTGGCCGTGCCCGGGCGCTGAAGGGCCTGGCCGACATGCTGGTGGACGAAAGCCGGGACAGCCAGCACGCCTTGCGTTCGCTGGAGGCCGGCGCCGGGCAGGCACGCCAGGTGCAGCGGGCCACGGCGCTGATGCGCCATCACCTGGCGACGCAGCTGCCGGTGGAGGTATTGGCGGCAGAACTGGGCATCAGCCGGCGCCAGCTCGACCGCCAGTTCCAGGCTTGTCATGGCATGAGCGCCAAGGCCTGGTGGCAGGAGCTACGCCTGCAGCAGGCGCGCTGGCGCTTGCTCAACTCCAGCCACAGCCTGGCGCAGATCGCCGATGAAGTGGGGATGGGGGATGCCAGCTACCTGGGCAAGTGGGTGCGACGGCGGTTTGGTTGCACGGCGCTGGCGTTACGCAGGTCCGAGCTGGACTCATCGCGGGGCAAGCCCGCTCCCACGCCTTGA
- a CDS encoding MFS transporter produces MNPSLAVAQATAPGLSRTLVTLLAFCCGAIVANIYYAQPIVGLIAPDLGLSTERASLIVSLTQIGYALGLLFLVPLADLLENRRLMIATAVLATGSLLLAGTSGHGQGEVFLLYALLIGFSSVAVQMLIPLAAHLAPERERGRVVGNIMGGLLLGILLARPLASLVADHFGWRAVFVGAAGVMVAIILLLALTLPRRLPEHKASYAGLMASLLVLLRRHPVLRQRALYQALMFAAFSLYWTAVPLALAGEHGLSQSQIALFALVGAVGAVAAPLAGRLADAGHARRASLLAMALAPLALLLGLSAPGASVIGLGLTGVLLDFAVQMNMVIGQREVYALDPASRGRLNALYMTSIFLGGALGSALASGVYAQYGWSGVALLGAGLPAVALGVFLVVSRR; encoded by the coding sequence ATGAATCCCTCCCTCGCCGTCGCCCAGGCAACGGCCCCGGGCCTGAGCCGGACCCTGGTGACGCTGCTGGCGTTCTGCTGCGGCGCCATCGTCGCCAACATCTACTACGCCCAGCCCATCGTCGGCCTGATCGCGCCGGACCTGGGGCTGTCCACCGAGCGGGCCAGCCTGATCGTGTCCCTGACCCAGATCGGCTATGCCCTGGGCTTGTTGTTCCTGGTGCCGCTGGCCGACCTGCTGGAGAACCGCCGGCTGATGATCGCCACGGCGGTGCTGGCCACCGGCAGCCTGTTGCTGGCCGGCACCAGTGGTCACGGGCAGGGCGAGGTGTTCCTGCTGTACGCGCTGCTGATCGGCTTCAGCTCGGTGGCGGTGCAGATGCTGATACCACTGGCGGCGCACCTGGCGCCGGAGCGCGAGCGTGGCCGGGTGGTCGGCAACATCATGGGTGGGTTGCTGCTGGGCATCCTGCTGGCGCGGCCGCTGGCGAGCCTGGTGGCCGATCACTTCGGCTGGCGCGCGGTGTTTGTCGGCGCCGCCGGGGTGATGGTGGCGATCATCCTGCTGCTGGCGTTGACCTTGCCGCGCCGGCTGCCGGAGCACAAGGCCAGTTATGCTGGGCTGATGGCTTCGTTGCTGGTGCTGTTGCGCCGCCATCCGGTGTTGCGCCAGCGGGCGCTGTACCAGGCGCTGATGTTCGCCGCCTTCAGCCTGTACTGGACGGCGGTGCCGCTGGCGCTGGCTGGCGAGCACGGCCTGTCGCAGAGCCAGATCGCGCTGTTCGCCCTGGTGGGCGCGGTGGGCGCGGTGGCGGCGCCGCTGGCCGGGCGCCTGGCCGATGCCGGGCATGCGCGACGCGCTTCGCTGCTGGCGATGGCCCTGGCGCCACTGGCGTTACTGCTTGGCTTGAGCGCACCGGGCGCAAGCGTGATCGGCCTGGGGTTGACCGGGGTGCTGCTGGATTTCGCCGTGCAGATGAACATGGTCATCGGCCAGCGTGAGGTGTACGCGCTGGATCCGGCCAGCCGTGGCCGGCTCAATGCCCTCTACATGACCAGCATCTTCCTCGGTGGGGCGCTGGGCTCGGCGCTGGCCAGCGGGGTGTACGCGCAGTACGGCTGGAGCGGCGTGGCGTTGCTGGGGGCGGGATTGCCGGCGGTTGCGCTGGGGGTGTTCCTGGTTGTTTCCCGGCGATGA